In bacterium, a genomic segment contains:
- a CDS encoding glycosyltransferase family 4 protein produces the protein MRLQRIPLTFRNRITGDLAHTTIPGAHGGKSPDALLALCRRPAHTWSLVGRSRGSPQPGPGSNLSARIGIVLGTAWPDIIGGGELVWRDIGIHMQRLGFDVHVFASSRASYGSGTLRPVAEIETATVAGMAYHYVPEASIIANVQDWAREARPSAIWTTFGWDVVQAARLTSLRGMAPLVVYQQFWQGLDADTFAVPEGVEFRPEWAEIFAQADTLVANSGYAARRFAHASQSEVPVITPPTDDALGESSRDGAVLLVGSGPEKGTDVFRRVAAEFPDHEFIIIGEAPDTLGPNCSSIGWADPRPYYQTARALLAPSLVAETYGMAVEEARKWGIPTIVSNNGALADHAEIVLSTARVGDWIEATARVLDGDCRVAGAVMRKQDALRGLEAVMTRANTRPLSGETFPSIATYSGGDGTSVDYASRAMLEMFGLSHYTGGDIPDGVQHVLLQAWSPAHASLFSRLRSQGVHPWVVVHSPAAQGELDGEHRVFSEVMPLGSGHILACHAPLAKALGARWLPVPTLVDELAPHRRGPRRPGASISVGMWNTWRPRKNTWTQVLAMRELARISGREVVIHGPMVDADLCHALGGDVRFIQTEHVSRREFYERMADMDLSLQVTHAESFNYCAMESTLLGVPCLVGPGTPAGRFGLEAAFVVADPTDPILIAQMAHKAIQDAERCWFHERMIRSAQDLVDYRHRGLRDTLEAIERGGA, from the coding sequence ATGAGATTGCAGCGAATCCCTCTCACGTTCCGCAACCGCATCACGGGGGATCTGGCCCATACCACCATACCCGGGGCCCATGGGGGGAAGTCCCCGGACGCGCTACTCGCGCTCTGTCGGCGCCCCGCTCACACATGGTCCCTGGTAGGGCGCTCCAGAGGCTCGCCCCAGCCTGGTCCCGGGTCAAACCTGTCCGCACGGATCGGGATCGTGTTGGGGACGGCGTGGCCCGACATCATTGGTGGTGGCGAACTCGTGTGGCGGGACATCGGGATCCACATGCAGCGCCTCGGGTTCGATGTGCATGTGTTTGCTTCGTCCCGCGCCTCCTACGGATCCGGGACGCTCCGACCAGTGGCCGAGATCGAGACCGCCACCGTGGCGGGTATGGCGTATCACTACGTCCCCGAGGCCAGCATCATCGCCAACGTGCAGGACTGGGCCCGTGAGGCGCGGCCGTCTGCAATCTGGACCACGTTCGGATGGGATGTTGTCCAGGCCGCGCGTCTCACGAGTCTCAGGGGAATGGCTCCGTTGGTCGTATATCAGCAGTTCTGGCAAGGGCTGGATGCGGACACGTTCGCGGTCCCCGAGGGCGTGGAGTTCCGTCCCGAGTGGGCGGAGATCTTCGCCCAGGCGGACACGTTGGTCGCTAACAGTGGATATGCCGCACGTCGGTTCGCGCACGCGTCGCAGAGTGAGGTGCCAGTCATCACGCCTCCGACTGACGACGCTCTCGGGGAGTCGAGCCGGGACGGCGCCGTCCTACTGGTAGGGTCTGGTCCCGAGAAGGGGACCGACGTGTTCCGGCGCGTGGCGGCCGAGTTCCCGGACCACGAGTTCATTATCATTGGTGAGGCCCCGGACACACTTGGGCCGAACTGTTCTAGCATCGGATGGGCGGATCCCCGGCCCTACTACCAGACTGCGCGGGCCCTGTTGGCGCCGTCACTCGTGGCCGAGACCTACGGGATGGCCGTGGAAGAGGCCCGCAAGTGGGGAATACCCACGATCGTGAGCAACAACGGGGCCCTGGCGGATCATGCTGAGATCGTCCTCAGCACTGCGCGAGTTGGCGACTGGATTGAGGCCACGGCGCGCGTGCTGGACGGGGATTGCCGAGTGGCCGGGGCCGTGATGAGGAAGCAGGACGCGCTCCGTGGACTGGAGGCCGTGATGACACGCGCAAACACGCGACCCCTGAGCGGGGAGACGTTCCCGTCGATCGCCACCTACTCGGGCGGGGATGGCACATCCGTGGACTACGCAAGCCGGGCCATGCTCGAGATGTTCGGCCTGAGCCACTACACGGGCGGGGACATCCCGGACGGTGTGCAGCATGTTCTACTCCAGGCATGGTCCCCAGCCCATGCTTCGTTGTTCTCCCGCCTGCGGTCTCAGGGCGTGCATCCCTGGGTGGTGGTCCACTCGCCCGCAGCTCAGGGCGAACTTGACGGCGAACACCGGGTGTTCTCAGAAGTCATGCCCCTTGGGTCGGGTCATATTCTGGCCTGTCATGCGCCATTGGCGAAGGCCTTGGGCGCTCGATGGCTACCAGTTCCGACGCTGGTGGACGAGCTCGCGCCACATCGGCGGGGGCCACGGCGGCCGGGGGCTTCGATCTCTGTAGGAATGTGGAACACCTGGCGGCCGCGAAAGAACACCTGGACCCAAGTCCTCGCCATGCGAGAACTGGCGCGCATCAGCGGGCGCGAGGTGGTGATTCATGGTCCAATGGTCGACGCGGACTTATGCCATGCACTCGGCGGAGACGTGCGATTCATCCAGACGGAACACGTCTCGCGGCGCGAGTTCTATGAACGTATGGCGGACATGGACCTGAGTCTCCAGGTAACCCACGCGGAGAGTTTCAACTATTGCGCGATGGAGTCAACGCTCCTGGGCGTGCCGTGTCTCGTGGGGCCGGGAACACCGGCGGGCCGGTTCGGGCTCGAGGCGGCGTTCGTCGTGGCGGATCCCACGGACCCGATCCTCATCGCTCAGATGGCGCACAAGGCAATACAGGACGCGGAGCGGTGCTGGTTCCACGAGCGGATGATCCGCTCCGCTCAGGATCTCGTGGACTACCGCCACCGAGGACTGCGGGATACACTGGAAGCAATCGAGAGGGGCGGAGCATGA
- a CDS encoding glycosyltransferase family 1 protein, translated as MRIVFGVYYSMGDNASSGIYTALRAAGHEVSVFPRLAEQDAGRVAGEDTGAYVLESLSRRVALLDANVLLARSLSAFFPTVRDLHEFRARHPGVKLVDLSQYHPYSLYESFVGDMSAVAKTGDYDMLLCQCHNSIAHLAGYNAHAVYYPSFATPLLYDRIPGAERSRLACDVLMPWNSDYDTDQFPTDICRKSLVNECLDGGVTNIRIYGGDAEPTRNLWLQADPEFSPYVRPAADVRLIARVMASAKIVLSSSVISANSVVAPLGYWSDRVPCAMLAGSLVLSDNRESVTAPWTVGGETRQLVDGEHLVLYDTEAEAVDKARYYLDNPKERQRIAQAGYEFAHAHLVEDEIVPGIILPAIEALF; from the coding sequence ATGAGGATTGTATTCGGCGTCTATTACTCCATGGGGGACAACGCGAGCTCCGGGATCTACACGGCCCTCCGGGCCGCCGGTCACGAGGTCAGCGTCTTCCCGCGCCTGGCAGAACAGGATGCGGGCCGGGTCGCAGGAGAGGACACCGGAGCCTATGTGCTGGAGTCCTTGTCGCGGCGCGTGGCCCTCCTAGACGCGAACGTTCTCCTGGCGCGCTCCCTGTCGGCGTTCTTCCCCACGGTTCGGGATCTCCACGAGTTCCGCGCGCGTCATCCCGGCGTCAAGCTCGTGGACCTGAGCCAATACCACCCGTATTCGCTCTATGAGTCCTTCGTCGGGGACATGAGCGCGGTGGCGAAGACGGGCGACTATGACATGCTTCTATGCCAATGCCACAACAGCATTGCCCACCTGGCGGGATACAACGCGCACGCGGTCTACTATCCGAGCTTCGCGACGCCACTCCTATACGATCGGATCCCCGGCGCGGAACGCTCGCGGCTGGCGTGTGATGTTCTCATGCCCTGGAACTCCGACTATGACACGGACCAGTTCCCCACGGACATCTGTCGTAAGAGCCTAGTGAACGAGTGCCTAGACGGTGGGGTCACGAATATCCGCATCTATGGCGGAGACGCCGAGCCCACGCGTAACCTGTGGCTCCAGGCGGATCCCGAGTTCTCGCCCTACGTTCGTCCAGCGGCGGATGTGCGACTTATTGCCCGCGTGATGGCGAGCGCGAAGATCGTGCTATCGTCGTCGGTGATCTCCGCGAATTCGGTGGTGGCTCCCCTGGGGTATTGGTCGGATCGCGTCCCCTGCGCGATGCTTGCCGGCAGCCTGGTCCTGTCAGATAACCGGGAATCAGTCACGGCGCCATGGACCGTTGGCGGGGAGACGCGGCAACTGGTCGACGGGGAACATCTGGTGCTGTATGACACCGAGGCCGAGGCCGTGGACAAGGCCCGCTACTACCTGGACAACCCAAAGGAACGGCAGCGCATCGCGCAGGCGGGATATGAATTCGCTCATGCTCATCTGGTCGAGGATGAGATCGTCCCGGGGATCATTCTCCCTGCCATCGAGGCGCTATTCTAG
- a CDS encoding class I SAM-dependent methyltransferase, with product MAFGLASGFAPPPSDGIFSFVPVLAPLLARMAEQGGAYLEWGMGRSTRMALQAGIQVVSVEHDPHWFNYFMDEHRGHPNLTAHLLADLDQYVAIARTAPANTGLIFVDGVARPECLVAASQVIPRLASRCDVLLHDARDPAYVDAIGIYQHTEYPEGDTDTLLLTL from the coding sequence ATGGCGTTCGGCCTGGCCAGCGGGTTCGCCCCACCACCGAGCGACGGCATATTCTCGTTTGTCCCTGTCCTGGCGCCTCTCCTTGCGCGCATGGCGGAGCAAGGCGGCGCATATCTGGAGTGGGGGATGGGGCGCTCGACGCGGATGGCGCTCCAGGCCGGGATTCAGGTAGTGAGCGTAGAGCATGATCCCCATTGGTTCAACTACTTCATGGACGAACACCGGGGCCATCCGAACCTGACGGCCCACCTACTGGCGGACCTGGACCAGTATGTCGCGATCGCACGCACGGCCCCGGCTAATACGGGACTCATCTTCGTGGATGGGGTCGCGCGCCCGGAATGCTTGGTGGCCGCGAGCCAGGTGATTCCGCGACTCGCGTCCCGCTGCGATGTGCTGTTGCACGATGCCCGCGACCCGGCGTATGTGGACGCCATCGGCATCTATCAGCATACGGAGTATCCCGAAGGGGACACCGACACGCTACTACTGACCCTGTGA